The following are encoded together in the Naumannella cuiyingiana genome:
- a CDS encoding M20 family metallopeptidase, which produces MTEPLVELTRSLITAGGENPGGTEAETVRVLADACAARGIDVELIEVAPGRPNLIATLPGGDGPGLLFLGHSDVVPAGPGWTREPFGGEVAGGRIFGRGATDMKGGLAAVITAMDRLRGAGLSGPVTLACTVDEEDTGLGIRALVRRGLSGSYLGCVVAEPTDLETVIACRGDSYLDVRITGVPAHSGRPSDGRNAIDAAGRVLALVAEDQRRLAASPDPLLGHGTWSSGMISGGRGVSIVAPDCLLQLDRRLMPDEDAGVLAAELADRIDGAGITGDGIGVEVGVAMEMPGFRTAADHPLVRLAGGTPGAWSAACDGGFVARDLGIDCIILGPGGLNDQAHQIDESVGIAELVEATDRYERLARELLGGAR; this is translated from the coding sequence ATGACCGAGCCGCTGGTCGAGCTGACGCGCAGCCTGATCACCGCCGGCGGGGAGAACCCGGGCGGCACGGAGGCGGAGACGGTACGCGTGCTCGCCGATGCCTGCGCCGCGCGCGGGATCGACGTCGAGCTGATCGAGGTGGCGCCCGGGCGCCCGAACCTGATCGCCACCCTGCCCGGCGGCGACGGCCCCGGGCTGTTGTTCCTCGGCCACTCCGATGTCGTGCCCGCCGGGCCCGGTTGGACGCGCGAGCCGTTCGGCGGCGAGGTGGCCGGCGGGCGGATCTTCGGCCGCGGCGCGACCGACATGAAGGGTGGCCTGGCAGCGGTGATCACCGCGATGGACCGGTTGCGCGGCGCCGGGCTGTCGGGCCCGGTCACCCTCGCCTGCACCGTCGATGAGGAGGACACCGGCCTCGGCATCCGGGCGCTGGTGCGGCGCGGCTTGTCGGGCAGCTATCTCGGCTGTGTGGTCGCCGAACCGACCGATCTGGAGACGGTGATCGCCTGCCGCGGCGACAGCTATCTCGACGTGCGGATCACCGGCGTACCCGCGCATTCCGGGCGCCCCAGCGACGGGCGCAATGCCATCGACGCCGCCGGCCGGGTGCTGGCGCTGGTCGCCGAGGACCAGCGCCGGCTGGCCGCATCGCCCGACCCGCTGCTCGGTCACGGCACCTGGAGCAGCGGCATGATCAGCGGCGGCCGAGGCGTCTCCATCGTCGCCCCCGACTGCCTGCTGCAGCTCGACCGGCGGCTGATGCCGGACGAGGACGCCGGCGTGCTCGCCGCCGAGCTGGCGGACCGGATCGATGGGGCCGGGATCACCGGCGACGGGATCGGCGTCGAGGTCGGTGTCGCGATGGAGATGCCGGGGTTCCGGACGGCGGCCGATCATCCGCTGGTACGGCTCGCGGGTGGTACGCCGGGCGCTTGGAGCGCGGCCTGCGACGGCGGCTTCGTCGCCCGCGACCTCGGCATCGACTGCATCATCCTCGGCCCCGGCGGGCTCAACGACCAGGCGCACCAGATCGATGAGTCCGTCGGCATCGCCGAGCTGGTCGAGGCCACCGATCGCTACGAGCGGCTGGCCCGCGAGCTGCTGGGCGGCGCCCGCTAG
- a CDS encoding helix-turn-helix transcriptional regulator: protein MARTTERVLQLLGLLQQRPVWSGPELAERLGVTTRCIRRDVTRLRELGYPVHAAHGAAGGYQLGRGRTLPPLLLDDAEAVAVAVALAQTAGGSVAGAGEGAVGALGKLDQVLPPRLRAQVRAISEATSVHPVAARIDADDLLALARACRERLRVRFGYTARDGTESDREVEPIRLVDLSGYWYLMAFDRDRDDWRTFRLDRVGAIRVTTWQFPARDHPDPLEWVRHSVAESPYPQQIRVILDCSAERGAALVPPRSGTITPIDDGHCELVLGRLDLGWEAMHLVALGVGFRVIEPPELVHELRRLAARMLEAAERS, encoded by the coding sequence ATGGCCCGCACCACCGAGCGCGTCCTGCAACTGCTCGGGCTGCTGCAACAGCGTCCCGTCTGGTCCGGCCCCGAGCTGGCCGAACGGCTCGGGGTCACCACCCGCTGCATCCGGCGCGACGTGACGCGGCTGCGCGAGCTGGGTTACCCGGTGCACGCCGCGCACGGCGCGGCCGGGGGCTACCAGCTCGGTCGCGGGCGCACCCTGCCGCCGCTGCTGCTGGACGATGCCGAGGCCGTCGCCGTTGCCGTGGCGCTCGCCCAGACCGCGGGCGGCAGCGTCGCCGGGGCCGGCGAGGGCGCGGTCGGCGCGCTCGGGAAGCTGGACCAGGTGCTCCCGCCGCGGCTGCGGGCCCAGGTGCGGGCGATCTCGGAGGCGACCAGTGTGCACCCGGTCGCCGCCCGCATCGACGCCGACGACCTGCTGGCGCTGGCGCGGGCGTGCCGGGAGCGCCTGCGGGTGCGATTCGGCTACACGGCCCGCGACGGGACCGAGTCCGACCGCGAGGTCGAACCCATCCGGCTGGTCGACCTCTCGGGCTACTGGTACCTGATGGCCTTCGACCGCGATCGCGACGACTGGCGTACCTTCCGGCTGGACCGGGTCGGCGCGATCCGGGTGACCACCTGGCAGTTCCCGGCGCGTGATCATCCGGACCCGCTGGAGTGGGTGCGCCATTCCGTCGCCGAAAGCCCTTATCCGCAACAGATCCGGGTCATCCTCGACTGTTCGGCCGAGCGCGGCGCCGCCCTGGTTCCTCCGCGCTCCGGCACCATCACGCCCATCGACGACGGGCACTGCGAGCTGGTTCTCGGCCGGCTCGATCTTGGTTGGGAGGCGATGCATCTGGTCGCCCTCGGCGTCGGCTTCCGGGTGATCGAGCCGCCAGAGCTGGTGCATGAGTTGCGACGCCTGGCCGCCCGGATGCTCGAGGCCGCCGAGCGATCGTGA
- the ehuC gene encoding ectoine/hydroxyectoine ABC transporter permease subunit EhuC has protein sequence MSVVLEYLPLLLRGLGMTLLITVLGGILTIIVAFTAGLARLSSHAWVRIPAGVFVEVFRGTSMLVQLFWFFFALPFFGIQLAPLTAAVLVLGLNEGAYASEVVRGAIKSLPKGQTEAAIACGMPAGKRMRRILIPQAVPIMLPPMGNVMVDLLKNTSLVSLITVLDLTFAAQQVRTSTGESLTVFGVILVVYFLLSMLISALTAMLERRFSLDRRDIPKVRLLDVLGRNRTVAP, from the coding sequence ATGAGCGTCGTGCTCGAATACCTGCCGCTGCTGTTGCGCGGCCTCGGGATGACCCTGCTGATCACCGTGCTCGGCGGGATCCTGACGATCATCGTCGCGTTCACCGCCGGCCTCGCCCGGCTGTCGTCACACGCGTGGGTCAGGATTCCGGCCGGCGTGTTCGTGGAGGTGTTTCGCGGCACCTCGATGCTGGTGCAGTTGTTCTGGTTCTTCTTCGCCCTGCCGTTCTTCGGCATCCAGCTCGCCCCGTTGACCGCGGCCGTGCTGGTGCTCGGCCTGAACGAGGGCGCGTATGCCTCCGAGGTCGTCCGGGGGGCGATCAAGTCGCTGCCCAAGGGGCAGACCGAGGCGGCGATCGCCTGTGGCATGCCGGCCGGCAAGCGGATGCGACGGATCCTGATCCCGCAGGCCGTCCCGATCATGTTGCCGCCGATGGGCAATGTGATGGTCGATCTGTTGAAGAACACCTCGCTGGTCTCGTTGATCACCGTTCTCGACCTGACCTTCGCCGCCCAGCAGGTGCGGACCTCCACCGGTGAGTCGTTGACCGTCTTCGGCGTGATCCTGGTCGTCTACTTCCTGCTCAGCATGCTGATCAGCGCGCTCACCGCGATGCTCGAGCGCCGGTTCTCCCTCGACCGGCGCGACATCCCCAAGGTGCGCCTGCTCGACGTGCTGGGCCGCAACCGGACGGTCGCGCCATGA
- a CDS encoding LysR family transcriptional regulator, with amino-acid sequence MSATPSVDDLRLIASIAETGSIGAAARMLRIAQPSASQRLARIERRCGALLFTRDATGASATAAGAELAALANRVLGELDGAYAAALGAAADRRPRIGAIAAMAPSVIPSFESLLGRPITPLVDHGPRLIELVAEECLDAAIVAIADQVTLPRRVISHRLGEDRLVLLRAAGTPPPGRGRRAYRGHRVVHSTYDRMGPVVQERLIGLGADAEPGATLPTTLAMVRWRGCLGVVPRSALAHDLHEGEVISELPFAARVRVSLITGREPGDELRGLLADLGRWLHLTN; translated from the coding sequence ATGAGCGCGACGCCGAGCGTGGATGACCTGCGGCTGATCGCGTCGATCGCCGAGACGGGGTCGATCGGCGCGGCGGCCCGCATGCTGCGCATCGCGCAACCCTCGGCCAGCCAGCGACTCGCGCGGATCGAGCGGCGGTGCGGGGCGTTGCTGTTCACCCGCGATGCGACCGGGGCGAGCGCCACCGCGGCGGGGGCCGAGCTGGCTGCGCTCGCGAACCGGGTGCTCGGCGAACTGGACGGGGCCTATGCCGCGGCGCTCGGGGCCGCGGCCGATCGGCGCCCCAGGATCGGCGCGATCGCCGCGATGGCCCCGAGCGTGATCCCGTCGTTCGAGAGCCTGCTCGGCCGGCCGATCACTCCCTTGGTCGATCATGGTCCGCGGCTGATCGAGCTGGTCGCCGAGGAATGCCTCGATGCCGCCATCGTCGCGATCGCCGACCAGGTCACGCTGCCCAGGCGGGTGATCAGCCACCGGCTCGGCGAGGACCGGTTGGTGCTGCTCCGCGCGGCCGGTACGCCGCCGCCGGGTCGCGGGCGCCGGGCGTACCGCGGCCATCGCGTCGTGCACAGCACCTACGACCGGATGGGGCCGGTGGTGCAGGAGCGGCTGATCGGGCTGGGCGCCGACGCCGAGCCGGGCGCGACGCTGCCGACCACGCTGGCGATGGTGCGCTGGCGCGGCTGCCTCGGGGTGGTGCCGCGCAGCGCGCTCGCTCACGACCTGCACGAGGGCGAGGTGATCAGCGAGCTGCCGTTCGCCGCCCGGGTGCGGGTGTCGCTGATCACCGGCCGCGAGCCGGGGGACGAGCTGCGCGGCCTGCTCGCCGACCTCGGGCGCTGGCTGCACCTGACGAACTGA
- a CDS encoding amidase — protein sequence MTQELRWLGAGELAEAYRSRRLDPVEVAAALLDLAEADGTNAFCLIDRDETLAQAAAARDRFAAGTSAGPLDGVPVSIKDLLYTAGWPTLRGSELITPESEPWTEDAPAVARLREAGAVLLGKVTTPEFGWKGVTDSPRTGVTTNPWDRTRTSGGSSGGSASAVAQGIGPLSIGTDGGGSVRIPGAFCGIVAMKPTYGLIPLWPASPFGTLSHAGPMTRSVADAAVALDVITGFDHRDWSAMPTPATSFTDALGADDLAGVRVAYSPDLGYGRNEPGVQAAVERAVARLADLGASVEQVELGWDDPADAFHVLWFSGARQVVAGYGPGAEERIDPKIRAALGRHGPFSADDYIAANARRMDLGQRMGRLHRDHDVLVTPTLPRVAFEAGVDVPEGSASQDWTSWTPYTYPFNLTQQPAITVPCGLVDGLPVGLQVVGARHRDDLVLRVADAYERNADLGPVRPPEPGEGS from the coding sequence ATGACCCAGGAGCTGCGCTGGCTCGGTGCTGGTGAGCTGGCCGAGGCGTACCGGTCGCGGCGGCTCGACCCCGTCGAGGTGGCGGCCGCGCTGCTCGACCTGGCCGAGGCCGACGGCACCAATGCGTTCTGCCTGATCGATCGCGACGAGACGCTGGCACAGGCCGCCGCCGCGCGCGACCGGTTCGCGGCGGGTACGTCGGCCGGGCCGCTGGACGGCGTACCGGTGTCGATCAAGGACCTGCTCTACACCGCCGGCTGGCCGACGCTGCGCGGCTCGGAGTTGATCACGCCGGAGTCCGAGCCCTGGACCGAGGATGCCCCGGCGGTCGCCCGGCTCCGCGAGGCGGGCGCGGTGCTGCTGGGCAAGGTGACGACACCGGAGTTCGGCTGGAAGGGCGTCACCGACAGCCCGCGCACCGGCGTCACGACCAACCCCTGGGACCGCACCCGCACCTCGGGCGGCTCGTCCGGCGGGTCGGCGTCGGCCGTCGCGCAGGGCATCGGCCCGTTGTCGATCGGCACGGACGGCGGCGGATCGGTACGCATTCCCGGCGCGTTCTGCGGCATCGTCGCGATGAAGCCGACCTACGGCCTGATCCCGCTGTGGCCCGCCAGCCCGTTCGGTACGCTCAGCCACGCCGGACCGATGACCCGCAGCGTCGCCGACGCCGCCGTGGCGCTCGATGTGATCACCGGATTCGATCATCGCGACTGGTCGGCGATGCCGACCCCGGCGACCAGTTTCACCGATGCCCTCGGGGCCGATGATCTTGCCGGGGTGCGCGTGGCGTACAGCCCGGACCTCGGCTATGGGCGCAACGAGCCCGGGGTGCAGGCAGCGGTCGAGCGGGCCGTGGCGCGGCTCGCCGACCTCGGCGCGAGTGTCGAGCAGGTCGAGCTGGGCTGGGACGATCCCGCGGATGCCTTCCACGTCTTGTGGTTCAGCGGTGCGCGGCAGGTGGTGGCGGGCTACGGACCGGGGGCCGAGGAGCGGATCGACCCCAAGATCAGGGCTGCGCTGGGGCGGCACGGCCCGTTCAGCGCGGACGACTACATCGCGGCGAATGCCCGCCGGATGGATCTCGGCCAGCGGATGGGCCGGCTGCATCGCGATCACGACGTCCTGGTCACCCCGACGTTGCCGCGGGTGGCCTTCGAGGCCGGCGTCGACGTGCCGGAGGGATCGGCGAGTCAGGACTGGACCTCGTGGACGCCCTACACGTATCCGTTCAACCTGACCCAGCAGCCGGCGATCACCGTGCCCTGCGGGCTGGTCGACGGCCTGCCGGTCGGGCTGCAGGTGGTGGGCGCCCGGCATCGCGATGATCTTGTGCTGCGGGTTGCCGATGCCTACGAACGAAATGCCGATCTCGGGCCGGTGCGGCCGCCCGAGCCCGGGGAGGGGAGCTGA
- the ehuD gene encoding ectoine/hydroxyectoine ABC transporter permease subunit EhuD — protein MIWDNQFAISIIPTLLRGLVTTVQITLLGTALAAVLGLVVAILRYLRIPVLSQVLTFGVLFVRGTPLLVQAYFAFFVLPNFGISFSALVTGVLVIGINYSAYLAEVYRAGIESVAKGQWEAATALNLPRARVWFRIVLPQAFRTVVPMLGNYLIMMFKDSAVLSAITVIELMATAQRIGISEFRYLEPFTIAAILYFLVSYPSSLIVNRLEARLATQQ, from the coding sequence ATGATCTGGGACAACCAGTTCGCGATCTCGATCATCCCCACGCTGCTGCGCGGGCTGGTCACCACCGTGCAGATCACCCTGCTCGGCACGGCGCTGGCCGCGGTGCTCGGCCTGGTCGTCGCCATTCTGCGCTACCTGCGGATCCCGGTGCTCAGTCAGGTGTTGACGTTCGGTGTGTTGTTCGTCCGGGGTACGCCGCTGCTGGTCCAGGCGTACTTCGCCTTCTTCGTGCTGCCGAACTTCGGCATCTCGTTCTCCGCGCTCGTCACCGGGGTGCTGGTGATCGGGATCAACTACAGCGCCTACCTGGCCGAGGTGTATCGCGCCGGTATCGAGTCGGTGGCCAAGGGGCAGTGGGAGGCGGCGACCGCGCTCAACCTGCCGCGGGCCAGGGTGTGGTTCCGGATCGTGCTGCCGCAGGCCTTCCGCACGGTGGTGCCGATGCTCGGCAACTACCTGATCATGATGTTCAAGGACTCGGCCGTGCTGTCGGCGATCACGGTCATCGAGCTGATGGCGACGGCGCAGCGGATCGGTATCAGCGAGTTCCGCTACCTCGAGCCGTTCACCATCGCCGCCATCTTGTACTTCCTGGTCAGCTATCCGTCCTCGCTGATCGTCAATCGACTGGAGGCCCGCCTTGCCACCCAACAATGA
- a CDS encoding DinB family protein, producing MSNVNATLREQLDWHWTNQLRPRLAGLTDEEYLFEPAPGAWTVHPREQDRTPMQAGSGAWVIDFALPEPSPPPLTTIAWRLGHLIVGVFGMRNAGHFGGPPADYFGWDYAPDAATALDQLDEGYARWQAGVAGLGEEGLWRPAGETEGPHADQTMATLVLHINREVIHHGAEIALLRDLWTHRKKN from the coding sequence ATGAGCAACGTGAACGCGACACTGCGCGAACAACTGGACTGGCACTGGACCAACCAGCTCCGCCCGCGGCTGGCGGGGCTCACCGACGAGGAGTACCTGTTCGAGCCCGCGCCGGGCGCCTGGACCGTCCACCCCCGCGAACAGGACCGCACGCCGATGCAGGCCGGCAGCGGCGCATGGGTGATCGACTTCGCCCTCCCCGAGCCGAGCCCGCCGCCGCTGACCACCATCGCGTGGCGCCTCGGGCACCTGATCGTCGGCGTCTTCGGCATGCGCAACGCTGGGCACTTCGGCGGGCCGCCGGCGGACTACTTCGGCTGGGACTACGCTCCCGATGCCGCGACCGCGCTGGACCAGCTCGACGAGGGGTACGCCCGGTGGCAGGCGGGCGTCGCCGGCCTCGGCGAGGAGGGCCTGTGGCGGCCGGCCGGCGAGACCGAGGGGCCGCATGCCGACCAGACCATGGCCACGCTGGTGCTGCACATCAACCGCGAGGTCATCCACCACGGCGCGGAAATCGCGCTGCTGCGCGACCTGTGGACGCATCGGAAGAAGAACTGA
- the ehuA gene encoding ectoine/hydroxyectoine ABC transporter ATP-binding protein EhuA, whose amino-acid sequence MISFSNVTKAFGQHVVLNELDFTVAPGEKVSIIGPSGSGKTTILRILMTLESPTSGQVRVDGDELWNLRAGQKPRETAAMRRTRSRIGMVFQQFNLFPHMTALENVIEAPVHVQGKPKAEATSSAMELLEMVGLSEHARKRPGQLSGGQQQRVAIARAMALQPRVMLFDEPTSALDPELVGGVLNVIRDLAHSTDMTMLLVTHEMRFAQEISDRVVMFDHGAAIEDGPPSQIFGNPTQERTRQFLHAVLEA is encoded by the coding sequence ATGATCAGCTTCTCCAACGTGACCAAGGCATTTGGCCAGCATGTCGTGCTGAACGAACTCGATTTCACCGTCGCGCCGGGGGAGAAGGTGTCGATCATCGGCCCGTCCGGGTCGGGCAAGACCACCATCCTGCGGATCCTGATGACGTTGGAGTCGCCGACCAGCGGGCAGGTACGCGTCGACGGCGACGAGCTGTGGAACCTGCGGGCCGGCCAGAAGCCGCGCGAGACCGCGGCGATGCGGCGTACCCGCAGCCGGATCGGGATGGTCTTCCAGCAGTTCAATCTCTTCCCGCACATGACCGCCCTGGAGAACGTGATCGAGGCGCCGGTGCACGTCCAGGGCAAGCCGAAGGCCGAGGCCACATCGAGCGCCATGGAGCTGTTGGAGATGGTCGGCCTGAGCGAGCATGCCCGCAAGCGGCCCGGTCAGTTGTCCGGCGGCCAGCAGCAGCGGGTCGCCATCGCGCGGGCGATGGCGCTGCAGCCGCGGGTGATGCTCTTCGACGAACCCACCTCCGCGCTCGACCCCGAGCTGGTCGGCGGCGTGCTGAACGTGATCCGCGATCTTGCCCACAGCACCGACATGACGATGCTGCTGGTCACCCACGAGATGCGGTTCGCCCAGGAGATCTCCGATCGTGTGGTGATGTTCGACCACGGCGCCGCCATCGAGGACGGCCCGCCGTCGCAGATCTTCGGCAACCCGACCCAGGAGCGAACCCGCCAGTTCCTGCACGCCGTGCTGGAGGCCTGA
- a CDS encoding VOC family protein — MGVEVQVTFDCADPGALVEFWAYAVGGTVQPPPDGFASWAEALTAWGVPISEHNSRSAVIDPGGVTPRLFFQRVPEPKTAKNRVHLDLRAAPGLTGASRTGSAWAT; from the coding sequence ATGGGCGTCGAGGTACAGGTCACCTTCGATTGCGCCGACCCGGGCGCACTCGTGGAGTTCTGGGCGTACGCCGTGGGCGGCACGGTCCAGCCGCCGCCCGACGGCTTCGCCTCCTGGGCCGAGGCGCTCACCGCCTGGGGCGTACCGATATCCGAGCACAACTCCCGCTCCGCGGTGATCGATCCCGGCGGGGTGACGCCGCGCCTGTTCTTCCAGCGGGTGCCCGAGCCGAAGACGGCCAAGAACCGCGTGCACCTCGACCTGCGGGCCGCGCCCGGACTGACCGGCGCGAGCCGGACGGGTTCGGCCTGGGCCACTTGA
- a CDS encoding class I SAM-dependent methyltransferase — MTQTITQLSPDRARAWLDRWDAQQATFFADREERFAVIGDVLAHAIERPDPLIIDLGVGPGSLAARLLRRLPSAQVIGIDQDPLLLGLAEAAYRDEFGGRFRAVTGDLGEAGRLDRLGLHRAPDAFVSTTALHWLDPTALRELLGTAAGALAPGGVFVDGDHLYERTDRFDALLREVGATARTRRGEQPGEGWQEWWQAASEAPELAELWAARERTDLGHHVSSPATVGDYLAALREGGCAEVGQVWQCGDDRVIVGIR; from the coding sequence ATGACGCAGACGATCACGCAGCTGTCCCCCGACCGGGCCCGCGCCTGGCTCGACCGCTGGGACGCCCAGCAGGCCACCTTCTTCGCCGACCGGGAGGAGCGCTTCGCCGTGATCGGCGACGTTCTCGCCCACGCGATCGAGCGTCCCGATCCGTTGATCATCGACCTCGGTGTCGGCCCCGGCTCGCTCGCGGCGCGGCTGCTGCGTCGGCTGCCGAGCGCCCAGGTGATCGGCATCGACCAGGACCCGCTGCTGCTGGGGCTGGCCGAGGCGGCGTACCGCGACGAGTTCGGCGGGCGTTTCCGCGCGGTCACAGGCGACCTGGGCGAGGCGGGGCGGCTCGACCGGCTCGGGCTGCACCGCGCGCCCGACGCCTTCGTCTCCACCACCGCGCTGCACTGGCTGGACCCGACCGCCCTGCGCGAACTGCTCGGCACCGCTGCCGGGGCGCTCGCGCCCGGCGGGGTGTTCGTCGACGGCGACCACCTCTACGAGCGGACCGACCGCTTCGACGCACTGCTCCGCGAGGTCGGCGCGACGGCCCGCACGCGCCGCGGCGAGCAGCCGGGCGAGGGCTGGCAGGAGTGGTGGCAGGCGGCCTCGGAGGCGCCGGAGCTGGCCGAGCTGTGGGCGGCGCGCGAGCGTACCGACCTCGGCCATCACGTCTCGTCGCCCGCGACCGTCGGCGACTACCTGGCGGCGCTGCGCGAGGGCGGCTGCGCCGAGGTCGGCCAGGTCTGGCAGTGCGGCGACGACCGGGTGATCGTCGGCATCCGCTGA
- the ehuB gene encoding ectoine/hydroxyectoine ABC transporter substrate-binding protein EhuB — MSIFLSRRTLFAVSAGVAAAGALGACTTTTPGGPAGQPAGDLLETARKQGFLRVAIGNEPPYTKLEADGSVTGCEPDVLRAVAKLLDIPEIQGIVTPYESMIPGLQANRWDVIAAGLFMKQSRCAEVLYSEPVIVSTESFGVPSGNPKNITTIADINANPDLKIGVIPGGFEEGILKSAKVPESQQVQVDDGRSGVEALKAKRCDAFLLPTLSLESLIGEDAAFDITEPIADAPRTGSGAAFRKADAAFQQAYNEKLAEFKATPEFAQIEEKWGFDPAAVEGVTAEELCRNEG; from the coding sequence ATGTCGATCTTTCTGAGCCGTCGCACGCTCTTCGCCGTGAGCGCGGGCGTCGCGGCTGCGGGCGCACTGGGCGCCTGTACGACCACCACCCCGGGTGGCCCCGCCGGCCAGCCGGCCGGTGATCTTCTGGAAACCGCGCGCAAGCAGGGTTTCCTCCGGGTGGCGATCGGCAATGAACCGCCCTACACCAAGCTGGAGGCCGACGGCAGCGTGACCGGCTGCGAGCCGGACGTGCTGCGCGCGGTCGCCAAGCTGCTGGACATCCCGGAGATCCAGGGCATCGTCACCCCGTACGAGTCGATGATTCCGGGCCTGCAGGCGAACCGCTGGGACGTGATCGCCGCAGGCCTGTTCATGAAACAGTCGCGCTGCGCGGAGGTGCTCTACTCCGAGCCGGTGATCGTCTCGACCGAGTCCTTCGGCGTACCGTCGGGAAACCCGAAGAACATCACGACCATCGCCGACATCAATGCCAATCCCGATCTCAAGATCGGCGTCATTCCGGGCGGGTTCGAGGAAGGCATCCTGAAGTCGGCCAAGGTGCCGGAGTCCCAGCAGGTCCAGGTCGACGACGGACGATCCGGGGTCGAGGCGCTCAAGGCCAAGCGCTGCGACGCCTTCTTGTTGCCCACATTGTCGCTGGAGTCCCTGATCGGCGAGGATGCGGCATTCGACATCACCGAACCGATCGCCGACGCCCCGCGGACCGGCTCCGGTGCGGCGTTCCGGAAGGCCGATGCCGCGTTCCAGCAGGCCTACAACGAGAAGCTCGCCGAGTTCAAGGCGACGCCCGAGTTCGCCCAGATCGAGGAGAAGTGGGGCTTCGACCCGGCCGCCGTCGAGGGTGTCACCGCAGAAGAGCTCTGCCGAAACGAGGGGTGA
- a CDS encoding DUF3830 family protein, protein MADRYLRVGLRNRGVSCRALLLDEAAPRTARAVWDALPLGGQVYHGKYARNEIYALFPKFAEGEPGPENTTITPIPGDLCYFTFAGDLGNPAYGYEDASAAREHATVIDLAVFYGRNNLLINGDVGWVPGNVFGTIVEGLDELAAACQDVWMGGARGEELYFERWED, encoded by the coding sequence ATGGCCGATCGTTATCTTCGCGTCGGGCTGCGCAATCGCGGCGTGAGTTGCCGCGCGCTGCTGCTGGACGAGGCGGCACCGCGTACCGCACGGGCGGTCTGGGATGCCTTGCCGCTGGGCGGGCAGGTCTATCACGGCAAGTACGCCCGTAACGAAATCTATGCGTTGTTCCCGAAGTTCGCCGAGGGCGAGCCCGGGCCCGAGAACACCACGATCACACCGATCCCGGGTGATCTTTGCTACTTCACCTTCGCCGGTGATCTCGGCAACCCGGCCTACGGCTACGAGGACGCCTCCGCCGCCCGCGAGCACGCGACCGTGATCGACCTGGCCGTCTTCTACGGACGGAACAACTTGTTGATCAACGGTGATGTGGGCTGGGTGCCGGGCAATGTCTTCGGCACGATCGTCGAGGGATTGGACGAGCTCGCGGCCGCCTGTCAGGACGTCTGGATGGGCGGTGCACGGGGCGAGGAGCTGTACTTCGAACGCTGGGAGGACTGA
- a CDS encoding GntR family transcriptional regulator yields MSTLRPVVRESTPSLIARQLRAAIADGRFAPGQQLAEAELARELGVSRGPLREAMQRLTQEGLLVSHRNRGLFVMDLDPQAVRDIYLARTAIERAAVELLINDGGASAESLLDVVAEMRELAGAPNSTEMSEADLRFHERLVALAASPRLLRMHETLLTETRLCLTRMQGTYDDNEKRVAEHDAIARAVLAGDLEQAKTLLAAHMEDGMQRVLGETER; encoded by the coding sequence ATGAGCACGCTGCGTCCGGTGGTTCGCGAGTCGACCCCGTCACTGATCGCCCGGCAGTTGCGCGCGGCGATTGCCGACGGGCGATTCGCGCCCGGGCAGCAGCTTGCCGAGGCCGAGCTGGCCCGCGAGCTGGGCGTCAGCCGGGGCCCGCTGCGCGAGGCGATGCAGCGACTCACCCAGGAGGGATTGCTGGTCAGTCATCGCAATCGCGGGTTGTTCGTGATGGACCTCGACCCCCAGGCGGTGCGCGACATCTACCTGGCGCGCACGGCGATCGAGCGGGCGGCGGTCGAGCTGTTGATCAACGACGGAGGCGCCAGCGCCGAGAGCCTGCTCGACGTGGTCGCCGAGATGCGCGAGTTGGCGGGCGCCCCGAATTCCACCGAGATGTCCGAGGCCGACCTGCGCTTCCACGAGCGGCTGGTCGCGTTGGCCGCCAGCCCCCGGTTGCTCAGGATGCACGAGACCCTGCTGACCGAGACCCGCCTGTGCCTGACCCGGATGCAGGGAACCTATGACGACAACGAGAAGCGGGTGGCCGAGCACGACGCCATCGCGCGAGCCGTGCTGGCCGGCGACCTCGAACAGGCCAAGACCCTGCTCGCCGCCCACATGGAGGACGGGATGCAGCGCGTCCTGGGCGAGACGGAACGGTGA